Within Bacteroidota bacterium, the genomic segment ATGATTTTGTCATGATGTTTTTCTCCTTTTCGTTTAGTTGATATGCTTTTAATTTTACAATCATCCATGCACTCGCCACACATTATACATTCCTGATTGTCTAATTTACTTATTTTATTATCTCTTGTAATGGCGTTCATATCACAAGATGTACTACATGTTTTGCAACCGGCGCATGAATTGTTTATTCCCAGTATTGAAGCTCCCGGAATTTTTGTTATCCAGCCAAGTGTAAGACCTACAGGACAAATTGTTTTGCAAAACGGGCGATGGATAAATATTGAACTTAATATTAATATTCCAAGCAAGATATAACCCGTTAGATTTGCCGAAAATAGATTATAAGCTACTTTAAACGGTCCAATCTTATTCCATAAAATTACGTGGGTAAAAGTTAACTGTGCAAGCATAACAATAAGAATAACAATTCTTATTATTCGCATTACTTTTTGAGCTTTTTCGGATTGAAAGATTTTAATTTTTCCGATATTTAAAATTTCTTGTAAGGCTCCAAGATGGCATATCCAACCACAAAATACTTTTCCAAAGATGTATGTTATTGGGATAAGTCCA encodes:
- a CDS encoding 4Fe-4S binding protein, encoding GLIPITYIFGKVFCGWICHLGALQEILNIGKIKIFQSEKAQKVMRIIRIVILIVMLAQLTFTHVILWNKIGPFKVAYNLFSANLTGYILLGILILSSIFIHRPFCKTICPVGLTLGWITKIPGASILGINNSCAGCKTCSTSCDMNAITRDNKISKLDNQECIMCGECMDDCKIKSISTKRKGEKHHDKIILKGIKISNNN